In one Arenibacter antarcticus genomic region, the following are encoded:
- a CDS encoding nitronate monooxygenase family protein gives MSNKAAFIKDLSLPAVAAPMFLISGPQLVIECCKNGIVGTFPALNQRTTEGFEEWVIAIKTALNDFEKETGKKTAPFGVNLIVHPTNPRLEADLKICIKHKVPLIITSLGAVAQLVDAVHSYGGLVFHDIIKKRHAEKAAEAGVDGLILVAAGAGGHAGTINPISLVAEIKKFYNKTILLSGCLSTGRDIATALQMGADLAYMGTRFINTKESKAPEEYRKMIIDSGADDVVYTAAISGVHANFLGASLKAAGITEADLKKDMKIDFGKELNTEAKAWKTIWSAGQGVTTINNVPTVSELIGTLKSEFKSSIEEQTKLLETYPK, from the coding sequence ATGAGCAACAAAGCAGCTTTCATTAAAGATCTTTCCCTACCTGCAGTAGCGGCCCCCATGTTTCTGATATCGGGACCCCAACTGGTTATAGAGTGTTGTAAAAACGGAATTGTAGGGACATTTCCCGCACTAAATCAACGTACCACCGAAGGTTTTGAGGAATGGGTGATAGCGATTAAAACGGCACTAAACGACTTTGAGAAGGAAACTGGAAAAAAAACAGCTCCTTTTGGTGTAAACTTAATTGTACATCCTACCAACCCCAGGCTGGAGGCCGATTTAAAAATATGCATTAAACACAAGGTTCCTTTAATAATCACCTCTTTGGGAGCAGTTGCCCAATTAGTCGATGCCGTGCACAGCTATGGCGGATTGGTATTCCATGATATTATTAAGAAGCGCCATGCCGAGAAAGCGGCAGAAGCAGGGGTAGATGGATTGATCCTGGTGGCAGCAGGAGCGGGCGGACATGCAGGCACCATCAACCCCATTTCCCTAGTGGCTGAAATTAAGAAATTTTACAATAAGACTATTTTGCTCTCTGGATGTCTCAGCACTGGGAGAGATATCGCTACTGCACTTCAAATGGGTGCAGACTTGGCGTATATGGGGACTCGTTTTATCAACACCAAGGAAAGCAAAGCCCCTGAAGAGTACCGGAAAATGATTATTGATTCTGGAGCGGATGACGTGGTCTATACCGCAGCCATCTCCGGAGTACATGCCAATTTCCTAGGTGCCAGTTTAAAAGCAGCGGGAATTACCGAAGCTGATTTAAAAAAAGATATGAAAATAGACTTTGGAAAGGAATTAAATACTGAGGCCAAGGCGTGGAAAACCATCTGGTCTGCCGGACAGGGAGTCACTACTATAAATAATGTTCCCACCGTATCCGAATTGATAGGCACCTTAAAATCGGAATTCAAATCTTCTATAGAAGAACAAACAAAACTCTTGGAAACCTATCCAAAATAA
- a CDS encoding NAD(P)H-dependent glycerol-3-phosphate dehydrogenase translates to MKNDMKFAVLGGGSWATAIVKMLTENTDVVQWYMRNTDAIEHIRTQGHNPNYLSSVEFRTEQLMLTDDINVAISNADVLIFAIPSAFLDSELKELTTDIKDKIVFSAIKGIVPETNLIVGEHFNINYNIPFENIGVITGPCHAEEVALERLSYLTIACADTEKAQLVAKHLSSDYIKTKISDDIIGTEYAAMLKNIYAIAAGIAHGLGYGDNFQSVLMSNAIREMKRYIKRVHKMKRNINNSAYLGDLLVTGYSVFSRNRMFGNMIGKGYTVKSAMMEMKMVAEGYYATKSAHLIISKHKKQSKTPILTAVYEVLYEHKNPKIVFKELTDKLD, encoded by the coding sequence ATGAAGAATGATATGAAATTTGCTGTATTGGGAGGGGGAAGCTGGGCTACGGCCATTGTAAAAATGCTGACCGAAAATACGGATGTGGTGCAGTGGTATATGCGAAATACAGATGCCATTGAACACATTAGGACTCAAGGACACAACCCTAATTACCTAAGCTCCGTAGAATTTCGGACGGAACAATTAATGCTTACCGATGATATTAATGTAGCTATTTCCAATGCAGACGTCCTTATTTTCGCCATTCCTTCCGCCTTTTTGGATTCGGAGTTAAAAGAATTGACTACAGACATTAAGGACAAGATTGTTTTTTCTGCCATTAAGGGAATTGTCCCGGAAACTAATTTAATTGTAGGGGAACATTTTAATATCAACTATAATATCCCCTTCGAAAATATAGGTGTAATTACAGGGCCCTGCCATGCTGAGGAAGTAGCCTTAGAGCGACTCTCCTATTTAACCATTGCCTGTGCAGACACCGAAAAGGCACAATTGGTAGCCAAGCATTTAAGTAGTGATTATATTAAGACCAAAATATCAGATGATATTATAGGTACGGAATATGCTGCCATGTTAAAAAATATTTATGCCATAGCAGCCGGAATTGCTCACGGTCTTGGGTATGGAGACAATTTTCAAAGTGTATTGATGAGCAATGCCATTAGGGAAATGAAACGCTATATAAAGCGTGTGCACAAAATGAAACGCAACATCAACAACTCGGCTTATCTGGGCGATCTCTTGGTAACTGGGTATTCCGTTTTTAGCCGCAACCGTATGTTCGGCAACATGATCGGGAAAGGATACACAGTAAAAAGCGCCATGATGGAAATGAAAATGGTTGCCGAGGGGTACTACGCCACTAAAAGTGCCCATTTAATTATTTCCAAACACAAGAAACAGTCGAAAACCCCAATCCTAACTGCGGTATACGAGGTTCTTTATGAGCATAAAAACCCCAAGATAGTTTTCAAGGAATTGACTGATAAATTGGATTAA
- a CDS encoding nicotinic acid mononucleotide adenyltransferase encodes MKTLKLVFLIVLMGTLVTSCYTEVIVEDDYVLEAGPNLRNLMQSYELWYVDINATEGKGEVPFLQRAFTVSFNEGTMYANNNLAGFGKTGNGFGIQVGFFNTAKGWLNIDHDVEGLWGLEVFVVNNNTIEIYDANSDTSYFLRGYQRNNFNYDKVFYDNLQYYLQEYDLWEKVSTSVEGAINEFDDENYLQFFADGNGNGFRSSLDANGIALNKVLWDYKGGYEVFNIPNNDLVKAVTLDYDFMGSDYFELYVINDSTLELYHTGSGTVYTFKGRGFITYLKSGSSPTGKKRRKSTNTTMNVSVKRKN; translated from the coding sequence ATGAAAACATTAAAATTAGTATTCTTAATAGTATTAATGGGAACCTTGGTCACAAGTTGTTATACGGAAGTTATTGTTGAGGATGATTATGTACTGGAAGCAGGCCCAAATTTAAGAAATTTAATGCAGTCTTATGAATTGTGGTATGTAGATATAAACGCTACCGAAGGAAAAGGAGAGGTACCCTTTCTTCAACGTGCATTTACGGTATCTTTTAATGAGGGAACCATGTATGCGAACAACAATTTGGCCGGTTTTGGGAAAACAGGGAATGGTTTTGGGATCCAAGTCGGGTTTTTTAACACTGCCAAGGGTTGGTTAAATATAGATCACGATGTAGAAGGTTTATGGGGCTTGGAGGTGTTTGTCGTAAATAATAATACCATAGAAATCTACGATGCCAATAGCGATACTTCATATTTTTTAAGGGGCTACCAAAGAAACAACTTTAATTATGACAAGGTTTTTTACGATAATCTTCAATATTATCTTCAGGAATATGATCTATGGGAAAAAGTGAGCACTAGTGTAGAAGGAGCGATAAACGAATTTGATGATGAAAATTATTTACAGTTTTTTGCCGATGGGAATGGTAATGGGTTCCGTTCCTCATTGGACGCTAATGGAATTGCTTTAAATAAGGTACTTTGGGATTACAAAGGGGGTTATGAGGTTTTTAATATTCCCAACAATGATCTGGTTAAAGCCGTAACCCTAGATTATGATTTTATGGGCAGTGATTATTTTGAGCTGTACGTAATAAATGATAGCACCTTGGAACTATACCACACCGGTAGCGGTACCGTGTACACTTTTAAGGGGAGGGGATTTATCACTTACCTAAAATCTGGCAGCTCACCAACAGGTAAAAAAAGGAGGAAATCTACAAATACAACTATGAATGTGTCGGTAAAAAGAAAGAATTAA
- a CDS encoding phytanoyl-CoA dioxygenase family protein produces MKKSNMETGNKYHDNIPGNPSTATTSSIKLNDRENDSSLRVLSEADWQFWVQNGYIVINNAITKAQAQETAQFLWEFEEKDPDKPESWYAAPRAEMKMKELTGTGMVEVYNNQLLWNNRQQQRIYDAFVDIWGTEKLWVTIDRANLNFPNRPGYEQKGFIHWDYDPETKPQNVQGVLALSDQTDENMGGFQCIPWLYRNYDTWKLTQPVDRDRFQPDVSNLQGKIVKVKMKVGDLLIFNSTQPHGIRPNLSEDKVRIAQYISMMPAEENNKTLREWRINSWKNRVAPEGYAFPGDPRNWEQLKYPTAELSKLGEKLLGLNLW; encoded by the coding sequence ATGAAAAAATCTAACATGGAAACGGGTAATAAGTACCATGATAATATCCCGGGTAATCCGTCCACGGCTACGACCAGTAGTATTAAATTAAACGATAGGGAGAACGACTCTAGCTTGCGGGTGCTTAGTGAGGCCGACTGGCAATTTTGGGTGCAGAACGGATATATTGTGATCAATAATGCTATTACTAAGGCCCAGGCACAGGAAACGGCCCAATTTTTATGGGAATTTGAAGAGAAGGATCCTGACAAGCCTGAGAGTTGGTATGCGGCTCCGCGAGCCGAAATGAAGATGAAGGAGTTAACGGGGACGGGAATGGTAGAAGTATATAATAATCAATTGTTGTGGAACAATAGACAACAGCAAAGGATTTATGATGCTTTTGTAGATATCTGGGGCACCGAAAAATTGTGGGTGACCATTGATCGTGCCAACCTAAATTTTCCAAATAGACCAGGCTATGAACAAAAAGGGTTTATACATTGGGATTATGATCCGGAGACAAAGCCTCAAAATGTACAGGGTGTTTTGGCTTTATCCGACCAAACAGATGAAAATATGGGAGGATTTCAATGTATCCCATGGTTATACCGCAATTACGATACTTGGAAATTAACACAGCCAGTAGATAGGGATCGTTTTCAGCCAGACGTTAGCAATTTACAGGGCAAAATTGTAAAAGTTAAAATGAAGGTCGGGGATCTATTGATCTTTAATAGTACGCAGCCGCACGGAATTAGGCCCAATCTAAGTGAGGATAAGGTGCGGATTGCGCAATATATTTCCATGATGCCCGCAGAGGAAAACAATAAAACGTTGCGGGAATGGAGAATAAATTCTTGGAAAAATAGAGTGGCACCTGAAGGTTATGCTTTTCCTGGAGATCCAAGAAATTGGGAGCAATTGAAATATCCTACTGCAGAATTGAGTAAGTTAGGGGAAAAACTATTGGGTTTAAATTTGTGGTAA
- a CDS encoding SulP family inorganic anion transporter, whose protein sequence is MKKYLNLFDFSQKVNYKTEILAGLTVAMTMIPESLSFAILAGLSPLTGLYAAFLMGIVTAIFGGRPGMVSGGAGATVVVLIALANSHGVEYLFAAVALAGVLQLLVGLFKLGKFVRLIPQPVMFGFLNGLAVIIFMAQVAQFKTSENGIDGWMEGSALYVMAGLTLLTIAIVAILPKITKAVPASLVAILVVFGVVFFFDIDTKKVFDIASVSGSLPSFHIPEIPFNFETLMVIFPYALVMAGVGLIESLLTLNMVDEITNTRGQSNREAAAQGIANITNGFFGGMGGCAMVAQTLVNVGSGARARLSAIIGALTILLIILFGGPVIEQIPMAALVGVMMVVAIGTFEWISFRVINKMPKHDIFVLILVAVVTVVLHNLALAVLIGVIISSLVFAWESAKRIRARKHIDENGVKHYEIYGPLFFGSTATFIEKFDVESDPDEVVIDFKESKVVDMSAIDALNKITAKYQKEGKTLHLRYLSPDCLKLLTNAESVIEVNIIEDPTYRVMISK, encoded by the coding sequence GTGAAGAAGTACTTAAACCTTTTTGATTTTAGTCAGAAAGTAAATTATAAAACTGAAATTTTAGCAGGGCTCACGGTGGCAATGACAATGATACCAGAGTCTCTTTCCTTCGCTATTTTAGCGGGATTGTCGCCTTTAACGGGACTTTATGCAGCTTTCTTAATGGGTATCGTGACCGCGATTTTTGGTGGAAGACCAGGGATGGTTTCTGGTGGAGCTGGTGCTACGGTTGTTGTTTTAATCGCATTGGCCAATTCTCATGGTGTAGAGTATCTGTTTGCAGCTGTCGCCTTAGCTGGAGTGCTCCAATTATTGGTTGGTCTGTTTAAATTGGGGAAATTTGTTCGCCTAATTCCGCAACCTGTAATGTTTGGTTTTTTAAATGGACTTGCAGTGATTATTTTTATGGCACAGGTAGCTCAATTTAAAACATCGGAAAACGGTATTGATGGTTGGATGGAAGGTTCTGCATTATATGTAATGGCAGGCTTAACCCTCTTAACCATTGCAATTGTTGCCATATTGCCAAAGATCACTAAAGCTGTTCCTGCTTCATTAGTAGCCATATTGGTTGTATTTGGAGTTGTCTTTTTCTTTGACATAGACACCAAAAAAGTATTTGATATTGCTTCGGTAAGTGGCTCGTTGCCATCATTCCATATCCCAGAAATTCCTTTTAATTTTGAGACCCTGATGGTTATTTTTCCATATGCATTGGTCATGGCAGGTGTTGGACTTATTGAATCCCTTTTAACGCTTAATATGGTAGACGAGATTACCAATACTAGGGGGCAATCAAATAGAGAAGCTGCCGCACAAGGTATAGCGAATATTACCAACGGATTTTTTGGTGGAATGGGAGGATGTGCTATGGTAGCTCAAACTTTGGTAAATGTCGGTTCTGGAGCAAGAGCAAGGCTTTCTGCTATTATAGGTGCACTTACCATATTGCTGATTATTTTATTTGGTGGACCTGTAATTGAACAAATTCCGATGGCTGCTCTGGTGGGAGTGATGATGGTCGTTGCCATAGGAACTTTTGAGTGGATAAGTTTTAGAGTAATCAACAAGATGCCTAAACATGACATTTTTGTTTTGATATTAGTTGCTGTGGTTACCGTTGTATTGCACAATCTGGCTTTGGCAGTATTGATTGGGGTAATCATTTCTTCCTTGGTATTCGCCTGGGAAAGCGCTAAACGTATTAGGGCAAGAAAACATATAGACGAAAATGGGGTTAAGCATTATGAAATATACGGCCCGCTTTTCTTTGGTTCCACCGCTACATTTATCGAAAAATTTGATGTGGAAAGCGACCCCGATGAGGTTGTTATTGACTTTAAGGAAAGTAAGGTGGTAGATATGTCGGCTATAGATGCCCTGAATAAAATCACTGCAAAATATCAAAAAGAAGGTAAAACATTACACTTGAGATATTTGAGCCCCGATTGCTTAAAGCTATTGACAAATGCGGAAAGTGTTATTGAGGTGAATATCATAGAAGACCCTACTTATAGAGTAATGATCAGTAAATAA
- a CDS encoding cytochrome c yields the protein MKKLLIPFAIVGLLMSCGEKKEEKKGGFEMNRTKKEVKSAPVSEGVPVDMDNKGVGPIKSVSFADAIDADMAAKGQKIFSTICVACHMAEQRMIGPALKGVFERRSPEWVMNMILNPDGMLKEDPIAKALLKEYNNAIMLNQNLSEEDARAVSEYLRTM from the coding sequence ATGAAAAAACTATTGATCCCATTTGCTATAGTTGGGTTATTGATGAGCTGTGGCGAAAAAAAAGAAGAGAAAAAAGGAGGTTTTGAAATGAACCGAACCAAAAAGGAGGTTAAATCGGCACCTGTAAGCGAAGGTGTACCGGTAGACATGGACAATAAAGGTGTTGGCCCCATTAAATCTGTTTCTTTTGCGGACGCAATAGACGCTGATATGGCAGCAAAGGGTCAAAAAATCTTTAGTACTATTTGTGTGGCCTGTCATATGGCAGAACAGAGAATGATTGGACCAGCGTTAAAAGGAGTGTTTGAAAGAAGAAGTCCTGAATGGGTAATGAACATGATCTTAAATCCTGACGGAATGCTTAAAGAAGATCCTATTGCTAAGGCACTTCTAAAGGAATACAACAATGCCATTATGCTAAATCAGAACTTATCTGAAGAGGATGCAAGGGCAGTTTCCGAATATTTAAGAACAATGTAA
- a CDS encoding AraC family transcriptional regulator encodes MKIQLEKIGSSEERSFYLLHHPRLNDLFYWHFHPEYELVYIEGASGTRHVGTHISPYKESDLVLIGSNIPHLNFDYGVKSDYKKEVLHLKPNFKNKVFKEMPEFSKIYELLERSQHGLVFHGNTKADIGKRIQELFGMPTFQQFLEVLHILSILADSEEYQLLHPDPVINNYSKKEQERLGKVYAFVDDNYQHKISLDQVAHLCNLEKSAFCRYFKKATGNTFIHFLNQYRISRAKRLLLMGKNVSETCFESGFESLSYFNRIFKKLTDQNPSDFKRNIQKTTM; translated from the coding sequence ATGAAAATTCAACTTGAAAAAATAGGGTCCAGTGAAGAAAGGTCATTTTATTTATTGCATCATCCCAGGTTGAACGACCTGTTTTATTGGCATTTTCACCCAGAATACGAATTGGTCTATATAGAGGGGGCAAGCGGAACCCGCCACGTGGGCACCCACATCTCTCCCTATAAGGAAAGCGACCTTGTATTGATAGGCTCCAATATTCCCCATTTAAATTTTGATTATGGAGTAAAATCAGATTATAAAAAAGAGGTCTTACATCTAAAACCGAATTTTAAAAACAAGGTTTTCAAGGAAATGCCAGAGTTCTCCAAAATTTATGAGCTCCTAGAAAGGTCCCAACATGGATTAGTTTTTCACGGTAATACAAAGGCCGACATCGGAAAAAGAATTCAAGAGTTATTTGGAATGCCCACATTCCAACAATTTTTGGAAGTGCTTCATATTTTAAGCATTTTGGCTGATAGCGAGGAATATCAACTTTTACATCCCGATCCGGTAATTAACAATTACTCTAAAAAGGAACAGGAGCGATTGGGAAAGGTGTATGCATTTGTAGACGATAACTACCAACACAAAATAAGCCTGGACCAAGTGGCCCACCTATGCAATCTGGAGAAATCAGCTTTTTGCAGGTATTTTAAAAAGGCAACCGGCAATACCTTTATTCATTTTCTAAACCAATATCGGATAAGTCGGGCCAAGCGCTTACTGCTTATGGGCAAAAATGTTAGCGAGACTTGTTTTGAATCTGGTTTTGAAAGTCTCTCCTATTTTAATAGAATCTTTAAAAAATTAACGGATCAAAATCCCTCAGATTTTAAAAGAAATATTCAAAAGACAACAATGTAA
- a CDS encoding YheT family hydrolase has product MPIVTSTYNPPFPFRNGHLSTIYSGIIRKVKGLVQERERLELSDGDFMDLDWSHAISPTSKVVILLHGLEGNAQRPYITGAAKYFTKQGIDACAVNFRGCSGSTNRLFRSYHSGATEDLEQVVDHILQKEKYDQVFLNGFSLGGNMALKYLGEGRSLPKEIKAAIVISAPCQLHSSLEQLLKPKNMLYANRFKARLVEKLRAKKILFPNKLSDGEIARINTLKDFDDIYTSRAHGFLDAMDYYKKSSSLQFLKTINIPTLIINAQNDSFLGDLCFPHKEAQANNFLYFESPNYGGHVGFYDRNNITYTEKRALNFIEEQQ; this is encoded by the coding sequence ATGCCAATCGTAACTTCAACCTACAACCCACCCTTCCCATTTAGAAATGGGCATTTATCCACTATCTATTCAGGGATAATTAGAAAGGTAAAAGGCTTAGTTCAAGAAAGGGAAAGATTAGAACTCTCAGATGGGGACTTTATGGATTTAGATTGGAGCCATGCCATTAGTCCTACCTCCAAGGTGGTTATTTTATTGCACGGACTGGAAGGAAATGCACAGCGCCCGTATATAACAGGTGCCGCCAAATATTTCACAAAACAGGGGATTGATGCCTGCGCCGTTAATTTTAGGGGCTGCAGTGGTAGTACAAATCGCTTATTTAGATCCTATCATTCCGGAGCTACCGAGGATTTGGAGCAGGTAGTAGACCATATCCTACAAAAGGAAAAATACGATCAGGTTTTTCTAAATGGATTTAGTCTTGGCGGCAATATGGCTCTGAAATATTTGGGGGAAGGGCGCAGCCTACCCAAGGAAATCAAAGCTGCTATAGTCATCTCTGCACCCTGTCAATTACACAGCTCCCTAGAGCAACTCTTAAAACCTAAAAACATGCTGTACGCCAATCGATTTAAAGCCCGATTGGTTGAGAAATTACGGGCGAAAAAAATACTTTTCCCCAACAAACTAAGCGATGGGGAGATCGCCAGAATAAACACTCTAAAGGATTTTGACGACATATACACCAGTAGGGCACATGGATTTTTGGATGCAATGGATTATTATAAAAAAAGCAGCTCCTTGCAATTCCTAAAAACCATAAACATTCCTACTTTGATTATCAATGCACAAAACGATTCCTTTTTGGGAGACCTATGCTTTCCACATAAGGAGGCACAAGCAAATAATTTCCTGTATTTTGAATCACCTAATTATGGGGGACATGTAGGATTCTACGATCGCAATAACATTACGTATACCGAAAAAAGAGCATTAAATTTCATTGAAGAGCAACAATAA
- a CDS encoding glycerol-3-phosphate dehydrogenase/oxidase yields MKRNIRFSNLDRQNAIAKLKEETFDLVVVGGGITGGGIALDAAARGLKVALVEKYDFASGTSSKSTKLIHGGLRYLKQFDFWLVKEVGSERAIVHKLAPHLVLPEKMLLPLIENGSYGKWLTSIGLKVYDILAQVSGDDKRKMLEKKEALKLEPLLPKKILKGAGYYAEYRTDDARLTLETIKTSLQYGATAINYAEVSQFIYDNDKVAGVKVIDHIGTSEFKIRSKYVISAAGPWVDELRALNNSQKGKRLHLTKGVHLVFPYEKLPVKQSVYFDIPDGRMMFAIPRGKVTYVGTTDTNFNENKDRVRVNMADAIYLISAVNNMFPKINLGLDDIISSWAGLRPLIHEEGKSASELSRKDEIFTSDSGLISIAGGKLTGYRKMAERVVNRVAKRMVEDFDIKIEECTTIEIPLCGNDFKKYKQVEKYISQIHERLAPDGFTAYYAWYLVTNYGKQTETILAEYDKQKDNDHVVGMAKAELHFTIDHEMVSTPMDFFIRRTGRLYFDIESVKKLMDPILEEFRQIYKLDKDIIDHYRKTLKLEIEEHSNFSLSRD; encoded by the coding sequence ATGAAAAGAAACATACGATTTTCCAATTTGGATAGGCAAAATGCTATTGCAAAACTAAAAGAAGAGACTTTTGATCTTGTAGTTGTGGGTGGTGGGATAACAGGAGGAGGAATTGCGCTAGACGCTGCCGCCAGAGGACTAAAAGTGGCCTTGGTAGAAAAGTACGACTTTGCCTCAGGAACCAGTAGCAAATCTACTAAATTGATACATGGGGGGTTGCGTTACCTAAAGCAGTTCGATTTTTGGTTGGTAAAGGAAGTGGGGTCGGAACGTGCCATTGTGCACAAATTAGCGCCGCATTTGGTATTGCCAGAGAAAATGTTGTTGCCACTGATAGAAAATGGATCCTACGGAAAATGGCTTACTTCTATTGGTTTGAAAGTATACGATATCCTAGCTCAAGTATCTGGGGATGATAAGCGAAAAATGTTGGAAAAGAAGGAAGCCCTAAAGTTGGAGCCGCTTTTGCCTAAAAAAATTCTTAAAGGTGCTGGGTATTATGCGGAGTACCGTACCGATGATGCCCGATTGACTTTGGAAACTATAAAGACTAGCCTACAGTACGGGGCTACTGCCATTAATTATGCCGAAGTTTCCCAGTTTATTTATGACAATGATAAAGTTGCAGGGGTTAAGGTGATAGATCATATTGGCACTAGTGAGTTTAAAATAAGATCCAAATATGTGATCAGTGCAGCAGGGCCGTGGGTAGACGAGCTTAGGGCGCTCAATAATTCCCAAAAAGGCAAGCGGCTACATCTTACAAAAGGGGTTCACTTGGTTTTCCCTTATGAAAAGTTACCTGTAAAACAATCGGTTTATTTTGATATTCCGGACGGTAGGATGATGTTTGCCATCCCTAGAGGTAAAGTCACCTATGTGGGCACTACAGATACCAATTTCAATGAAAATAAGGATAGGGTAAGGGTTAATATGGCAGATGCCATTTATTTAATTTCCGCTGTAAACAATATGTTTCCGAAAATTAATTTGGGACTAGATGATATAATTTCCTCATGGGCAGGATTGCGGCCCCTGATCCATGAAGAAGGGAAATCAGCTTCCGAACTCTCCAGAAAGGATGAGATTTTTACCTCCGATTCCGGATTAATTAGTATTGCTGGAGGTAAACTCACAGGCTACAGAAAAATGGCGGAAAGAGTAGTGAATAGGGTGGCGAAAAGGATGGTGGAAGATTTTGACATTAAAATAGAAGAATGTACCACGATTGAAATTCCATTATGTGGGAACGATTTTAAGAAATACAAACAGGTTGAAAAATATATTTCACAAATACATGAAAGGCTGGCTCCTGATGGTTTTACAGCATATTATGCTTGGTATTTGGTAACTAATTATGGAAAACAGACGGAAACTATTTTGGCAGAATATGACAAGCAGAAAGACAATGACCATGTTGTAGGTATGGCCAAGGCCGAATTGCATTTTACAATTGATCATGAAATGGTAAGTACTCCTATGGATTTTTTTATCAGAAGAACAGGCCGACTCTATTTTGATATTGAAAGTGTGAAAAAACTAATGGACCCCATACTGGAAGAATTTCGGCAGATTTATAAGCTGGATAAGGACATTATTGACCATTATAGAAAAACCCTGAAACTAGAAATAGAGGAACATTCCAATTTTTCCTTGAGCCGAGATTAA
- a CDS encoding thioesterase family protein, with translation MFIKDFEIRWSDVDANGHMANSAYINFMSHTRMAFLLEMGFNQQTMATHNIGPVVFHEHVYYFKEAFLGKPVKVSLEVMGLSEDGMFFEFHHNFYDTKGRNFAHCQIMGAWIDLTTRSLIGLGEEFLGMFNEIPKGDEFKVLTREDTRKFAVRPKDLA, from the coding sequence ATGTTTATAAAAGATTTCGAAATTCGTTGGAGTGATGTGGATGCCAATGGTCATATGGCCAATTCTGCTTATATAAATTTTATGAGCCATACCCGAATGGCCTTTTTATTGGAAATGGGGTTTAATCAGCAGACCATGGCCACCCATAATATTGGACCGGTAGTATTCCACGAACATGTCTATTATTTTAAAGAAGCCTTTTTAGGGAAGCCAGTTAAGGTATCCTTGGAGGTAATGGGATTAAGTGAGGACGGAATGTTTTTTGAATTCCATCACAACTTTTATGACACAAAGGGGAGAAATTTTGCCCATTGTCAGATTATGGGGGCTTGGATAGATTTAACAACTAGGAGCCTCATTGGGTTGGGGGAAGAGTTTTTAGGGATGTTTAACGAGATACCCAAAGGGGATGAGTTTAAGGTTTTGACTAGGGAAGATACCCGTAAATTTGCGGTGCGGCCTAAGGACCTAGCCTAG